A section of the Pseudanabaena mucicola str. Chao 1806 genome encodes:
- a CDS encoding GUN4 domain-containing protein, which translates to MKAKYWLLGGISSIAFGFFLNVSYQSFLSKNFPTGSFDFSTAQAYNFWIFTLFLVGLIALIIGASLVAFQKSSRDRWHRWYKLLAAGFLLSIIWAIVGASVQTFMGDVLFWLGYQKPVISNYSQLEQLLQANNWKEANELTSLRIRAVSKTRISDGSVYPTISSFSHLPCADFQAIDQLWVKYSSDRFGFSVQRRIYENLNVPPSNPLNPPADRFDIMKSFLKEVERDDAIGSLPSIGIRLSTPISNSWLFAAEESMKRQKWCGF; encoded by the coding sequence ATGAAAGCAAAATATTGGCTGCTTGGCGGAATTAGCTCAATCGCATTTGGATTTTTTCTCAATGTATCCTATCAGTCTTTTCTATCTAAAAATTTTCCTACCGGATCTTTTGATTTCTCAACAGCACAAGCCTATAATTTTTGGATATTCACTTTATTTTTAGTCGGCTTGATCGCTCTGATCATCGGTGCAAGTTTAGTTGCCTTTCAAAAATCTTCTCGTGATCGTTGGCATCGCTGGTATAAGCTGCTAGCCGCAGGCTTTTTGTTAAGCATAATTTGGGCAATCGTTGGTGCATCCGTGCAAACCTTCATGGGAGATGTGCTGTTTTGGCTGGGTTATCAAAAACCAGTAATTTCTAACTACAGCCAACTAGAGCAGTTGTTGCAGGCAAACAACTGGAAAGAAGCAAATGAACTAACAAGCTTGAGAATTAGAGCAGTTTCTAAGACGCGAATTTCTGATGGTAGCGTTTATCCAACAATCTCCAGTTTTAGTCACCTACCTTGTGCGGATTTTCAAGCGATCGATCAACTCTGGGTCAAGTATAGTAGCGATCGATTTGGATTTAGCGTCCAGCGACGGATTTATGAGAATCTCAATGTTCCCCCAAGCAATCCTTTAAATCCTCCTGCCGACAGATTTGACATAATGAAGAGCTTTTTAAAGGAGGTTGAACGAGATGATGCGATTGGATCGCTCCCCTCTATAGGAATACGGCTGTCAACACCAATTAGTAATAGCTGGCTATTTGCAGCCGAGGAATCGATGAAGCGACAAAAATGGTGTGGATTTTAA